The following proteins are encoded in a genomic region of Xenopus laevis strain J_2021 chromosome 3L, Xenopus_laevis_v10.1, whole genome shotgun sequence:
- the ucma.L gene encoding unique cartilage matrix-associated protein, with amino-acid sequence MNGKQVLFLSCAAAVVLLAVLHEGESAAVRSKDDPAPDQKESLKSKIFMQGSEASNFFKKRGKRSTKSQDEINAENRQRLSADERRREYYEEQRNEFENYVEEEQDEQEERSREQIEQWRQWHYDGLSPSYLYQRQNI; translated from the exons ATGAACGGGAAACAAGTCCTATTTCTTAGCTGTGCTGCAGCAGTTGTGTTACTGGCAG TTTTACATGAAGGTGAAAGTGCTGCAGTTAGAAGCAAAGATGATCCTGCTCCAGACCAGAAAGAAA GTTTGAAAAGTAAGATTTTTATGCAAGGATCGGAGGCTTCCAATTTTTTCAAGAAGCGTGGCAAGAGATCAACCAAGTCTCAAGATGAAATAAATG CTGAGAATCGTCAAAGACTGTCAGCAGATGAGCGTAGAAGAGAGTACTACGAAGAGCAAAGAAATGAATTTGAGAACTATGTAGAGGAAGAGCAAGATG AGCAAGAAGAGCGGAGCCGCGAGCAGATCGAGCAGTGGCGCCAGTGGCATTACGACGGCCTTTCTCCTTCTTACCTCTATCAGAGACAGAACATTTAA